The following coding sequences are from one Wenzhouxiangella sp. AB-CW3 window:
- a CDS encoding TraB/GumN family protein: MTPEHKELFAGEPVEHVQRDGVDYALLGTAHVSRTSAEAVQRLLESGHYDAVAIELCASRYQSLTRDNAWRDMNLFSIIRQGKAGMMMASLALSAYQKRIAEQFGIEPGAEMKAAIEAARKAGLPVQLIDREIGITLRRASRRLSLWKRWLMINGLIVSMFSRQEIPEEDIERLKQGDLLTETFSEFSDTSPELYESLIAERDEYMAARLRQENAGHDGRKVLAVLGAGHLAGTARELSSDGDPAQSVERLNAMPPPSKFLKALPWVILVAVLTGFGFGFYRSPELGWALVATWVVINGTLSALGALLARGHPLTVLSALVAAPLTSLNPTIGAGMVTGAVEATLRKPKMADFEALRDDVVKLSGWWTNRVSRVLLVFFLSNLGSAAGTWIAGFRMVQQLMS, translated from the coding sequence ATGACACCGGAACACAAGGAACTGTTTGCCGGAGAGCCGGTCGAGCACGTCCAGCGAGACGGCGTGGACTATGCCCTGCTGGGCACGGCCCATGTCTCCCGGACCAGCGCCGAAGCGGTTCAGAGACTGCTGGAGAGCGGGCACTACGATGCCGTGGCCATCGAGCTGTGTGCATCGCGCTACCAGAGCCTGACCCGCGACAATGCCTGGCGCGACATGAACCTGTTTTCCATTATCCGGCAAGGCAAGGCCGGGATGATGATGGCCTCGCTGGCACTGTCGGCCTACCAGAAGAGAATCGCCGAACAGTTCGGGATCGAACCGGGTGCGGAAATGAAGGCCGCGATCGAGGCCGCACGCAAGGCCGGCTTGCCCGTGCAGCTCATCGATCGAGAAATCGGCATCACGCTGCGACGTGCTTCAAGGCGGCTGTCGCTGTGGAAGCGCTGGCTGATGATCAACGGCCTGATCGTGTCCATGTTCAGTCGCCAGGAGATCCCCGAGGAAGACATCGAGCGACTCAAGCAGGGCGACCTGCTGACCGAGACTTTCAGCGAGTTCTCCGACACGTCCCCCGAACTCTACGAATCGCTGATTGCCGAGCGCGACGAGTACATGGCCGCCCGGCTGCGCCAGGAGAATGCCGGGCATGACGGGCGCAAGGTGCTGGCCGTGCTGGGCGCCGGTCACCTGGCTGGCACCGCCAGGGAGCTTTCGAGTGACGGTGACCCGGCGCAGAGCGTGGAAAGACTCAATGCCATGCCGCCGCCATCGAAGTTCCTCAAGGCCCTGCCCTGGGTCATTCTGGTCGCGGTTCTGACCGGGTTCGGTTTCGGCTTCTACCGCTCGCCGGAACTGGGCTGGGCGCTGGTGGCGACCTGGGTGGTGATCAACGGCACGCTGTCGGCCCTGGGTGCCCTGCTGGCACGCGGCCATCCCCTGACCGTGCTCAGCGCGCTGGTGGCCGCGCCACTGACCTCGCTCAATCCAACCATCGGGGCCGGCATGGTGACTGGCGCGGTCGAGGCCACCCTGCGCAAGCCCAAAATGGCAGATTTCGAGGCCCTGCGCGATGACGTGGTCAAGTTGTCGGGCTGGTGGACCAACCGCGTTTCTCGGGTTCTGCTGGTGTTCTTCCTGTCCAATCTGGGCTCGGCGGCCGGCACCTGGATTGCCGGCTTCCGCATGGTGCAGCAACTGATGAGCTGA
- the nhaC gene encoding Na+/H+ antiporter NhaC, whose product MSENTRQASWLQALLPLTALIAMLVASVVLFGDDSSYGPNQIALLIAAAIGCLVGFRNGLSWNQMLDGIVRGISLALGAILIILVVGALIGTWLLAGIVPTLIYFGLELLSPDWFYVAACLICAIVALSIGSSWTTAATIGVALIGVAAGLDLSLAITAGAVISGAYFGDKMSPLSDTTNLAPAVSGTELFAHIRYMTWVALPALIIAVIGYTLIGLGAGGSADDGGLVAMQDQLVELYNINIFMLIPLLVLFGLAVARQPALPSIFIGAMLGAVWAILFQPDRVAAMADGEGLVAGIELAWLALADGIVISSGDDALDSLLSGGGMSSMLNTVWLVICAMTFGAVMETTGLLQKILSGVIRMVRSTASLVATTIVTCFSTNVLTADQYMAIVLPGRMFRAEFRERKLDPRVLSRSLEGGATITSPLVPWNTCGVFMFGVLGVSPLAYAPFAFFLLLVPVISILYAVFDFKILRLDESADDAAVRQPGAA is encoded by the coding sequence ATGTCCGAAAATACCCGGCAAGCGTCCTGGCTGCAGGCCCTGCTGCCACTGACAGCTCTGATTGCCATGCTGGTGGCTTCCGTGGTCCTGTTCGGGGACGATTCTTCTTATGGACCCAACCAGATTGCCCTGCTGATTGCCGCTGCCATTGGTTGCCTGGTCGGCTTTCGCAACGGGCTGAGCTGGAACCAGATGCTCGATGGCATCGTGCGCGGCATTTCTCTGGCGCTGGGCGCGATTCTGATCATCCTGGTGGTCGGGGCTCTGATCGGAACCTGGTTGCTGGCCGGCATCGTGCCGACGCTGATCTACTTCGGGCTGGAACTGCTCAGTCCGGACTGGTTCTATGTCGCCGCCTGCCTGATCTGCGCCATTGTCGCGCTGTCGATCGGCTCATCCTGGACCACCGCGGCCACCATCGGCGTGGCATTGATCGGGGTGGCCGCGGGCCTGGACCTGTCGCTGGCCATTACCGCCGGGGCGGTCATTTCCGGCGCCTATTTCGGCGACAAGATGTCGCCGCTTTCCGACACCACCAACCTGGCGCCCGCGGTCAGCGGTACGGAGCTGTTTGCCCACATCCGCTATATGACCTGGGTGGCGCTGCCGGCACTCATCATCGCCGTGATCGGCTACACGCTGATCGGGCTGGGCGCGGGAGGCAGTGCCGACGATGGTGGACTGGTGGCCATGCAGGATCAGCTTGTCGAGCTCTACAACATCAATATCTTCATGCTCATACCCCTGCTGGTGCTGTTCGGGCTGGCGGTTGCCCGGCAGCCCGCGCTGCCGAGTATCTTCATCGGCGCCATGCTCGGTGCGGTATGGGCGATCCTGTTTCAGCCCGACCGGGTCGCGGCGATGGCCGATGGTGAAGGGTTGGTGGCCGGTATCGAGCTGGCCTGGCTGGCGCTGGCCGACGGTATCGTGATCAGCAGCGGCGACGATGCGCTCGACAGCCTCCTCAGCGGCGGCGGCATGTCGAGCATGCTCAATACGGTCTGGCTGGTGATCTGTGCCATGACCTTCGGTGCGGTCATGGAGACCACGGGCCTGCTACAAAAGATTCTCAGCGGGGTCATCAGGATGGTGCGCTCGACCGCGTCGCTGGTGGCGACCACCATCGTCACCTGCTTCAGCACCAACGTGCTGACCGCCGACCAGTACATGGCCATCGTGTTGCCCGGCCGCATGTTCCGCGCCGAATTCCGCGAGCGCAAACTTGACCCTCGGGTGCTGTCGCGCAGCCTGGAGGGCGGGGCGACGATCACTTCACCGCTGGTGCCCTGGAATACCTGTGGCGTATTCATGTTCGGCGTGCTCGGCGTCAGCCCGCTGGCCTACGCGCCATTCGCCTTCTTCCTGCTGCTGGTGCCGGTTATCAGCATTCTGTACGCGGTGTTCGACTTCAAGATCCTGCGGCTCGATGAGTCAGCAGACGACGCCGCGGTCAGGCAACCTGGCGCGGCCTGA